The segment TATAAGTACGGATAGTAATAAACCTGAGAGACGTTATGATCTGGACTGGCTGAGGGTTATAGCCATAATTACAGTCTTGATCTTTCATTCTATGAGATTTTTTGATCCCATGGACTGGGATGTAAAGAACAACGTCCTGAGTGAAAATATCATGGTACTTGTTTTGTTTATAGTCCAGTGGCTGATGCCTTTGTTCTTCGTGATCTCGGGTATGAGCATATATTTTGTGCTGAGCTTCAGGACAAAGGGACAGTTCATCAAGTCGCGATTTCTGCGCATCATGATCCCCTATCTTTTAGTGGGCATATTTGTCATACTTCCTCCCCAGAATTACCTGAGGTTTTTAAGCGGTGGAGGATCAGGGCTTACATTTCTGGAGTTCTATCCTGAGTATCTGACATACACTTTTGTTGGCGTATTCTCATATTTCGGCCTGCCACCTATGGGTCATCTGTGGTATCTTCTCTTCCTTTTCATATTCTCCTTAGTAATGCTCCCGCTTTTTGTTTATCTTAGAACTGAATCAGGAAGGTCGATAATTTCGCACACCGAACCCATTTTTGAAAAACCAGGTGCTATCTTCATGTTAGCATTGCCAATTGGAGTTCTTACTGCAATCCTTGACCCAACATCATTTGCAGGCAACCCGAATTATTTTGGTGGCTGGAGCATACTGGTATATCCTATCATTCTGTTCTATGGATTTCTTATAGCTTGCAATAATAAATTAGAGGAAACCATCCATAGGCATGGAAAAGTCGCATTGGTGCTGGCAATAACAACTTTCCCGTTTATTTTATGGTTCATACAGTCTGTACTTGATGGGACATTCCAATTTGGAAGCTATGGATATGCAGGAGTTATGCTGCTTCGTTCATTCAATCTCTGGTGCTGGATGATCGCCTTCCTGGGATATGGCAGGAAATACCTGAGCTTTAACAACAGCACATTGAAATACGCCAATGAAGGACTCATAGCCTTCTATATACTTCATCAAACGGTCATCCAGATCGTGGGGTTCTTCATTGCAGACTGGGATATGGGCATAGTTCCAAAGTACGTAATACTCCTCACCACATCGTTCATAGTGATCGTGACGATATATGAAATTGCGATCAGGCGTATCAATGTTGTCAGATTCCTTTTCGGCATGAAAGCAAAGAAATAAGGCGATGGCAAAATGAGATTCCCACCGATCAGGCAAATGATCTACCAAAGACCCGCAGTGCTTGGTCTGAGCATCAGCATTACCCTCCTTTTCGGTTTTCTGATGCAAGAGTACTTACTGGGTCGCTTTACGCTGATCTTTGAAGAGGAGCATTTTCTACAGGACTTCTGGATCGCTGTTGTTCATTGTCTTCTGGCAGGCTACCTCCCGAGTGCGTATTTTTTACTGCTGCGTGGTACAAGGAATACCTTTGAAGAACTTGAACATATCCTAAGACCAGCAACTGACCCCTCGTATGTGGAATCTGCTGTACATATTGAGAAGAGAAAGCTGATCGTTTGGGGAGTGATAGGAGTGCTGGTTGCGGTGTCTCTGCCTTACCAGACGGCCATATCGCCCTGGGATACGTCTACATGGCATCCTGAGGTTGCCTGGCATCGTGTTCTCGAGCCGTTTATAGGTTTGTGGGCTGGTTGGTTCTTTGGTGCAGTTTGGTTTACCTCGGCGCGAACTTCCCAGCTGGCGACCAGAATCGATTCTGTGGACCTGCTGGATCTGAGTCCATTGTTCCCTTTTGTTAAACAGGGTCTATTGACCACCTTGCTAACTATTGGTATGGTGTCCATCTTCAGTTTGCTTCTGCTCGATCCGGGAGAATGGCCTGTTGTTGCCCGAGCTTACTTAGGATCTCTGGCAATTGCATTGATCGGCTTCTGGTTGCCAATGAGAGGGGTGCACCAGAGAATTCATGAGGTCAAAGAAGCAGAGCTCAAATGGACACGCGAAAAGATACACCAATCTGAAACCCTCCTGCATAGCGGTTCACCGGACATGTCACCCGGACAGATGGCGGATCTGGTTGCAAATCTTAAACTCATTGAGGATGTGCCGGAGTGGCCCTTTGAAAGCTTGACCATTGTACATGTGATTGCCTATTTGCTGATCCCGCTGGCGTCCTGGTTAGGTGGTTTGCTTATCGAAAGCCTGCTGGAGATCGTTTTTATTATGTGATAATTACAGGGCCTAAATATGAACCAAAAAAGCTGGAGAATACGGAAAGCTATTGTTGACGATGCAAAGGATCTCAAAAATTGTATGGATCTGGCTTATACGAAGTATTTGGACAGGCTCAAAGGGGAACGACTACCACCCATGAACGTTGATTATGAAGATGAGATCACCTATTTTCCGGTCTGGGTCGCAGAATCTGACAAAGAGATAGTTGGTGGCTTGATCTTAATGTTCGAAGATGATTATACTACGATAGCAAATGTGGCAGTACGTCCTGATTTCCAGGGAACAGGCATAGGCCGGGGGCTAATGGATCTTGCCGAATCAGAAGCTAAACGCAGAGGCTATCTGGAATTACGTTTAGCAACTCATGTATTATTGACAGAAACTATTTCTTTTTATCATCATTTAGGCTGGTCAGAGATCGGTCGTGATGATACCCGTGTCTACATGAGAAAAACTATTGATGTTTAATGATCTAGTTAGTGGCCGTTTTTCATTATTCTTGCCTCTGTCATCTCACCAGTTTATCATTAGATGGATAGTGAGTACTGCCTGAGTCAGGGACACGATCAGGGTTGACACAAGAATGAACAATGAGATGGGCATTTTGAATTCATCTCTTCCTTTCCTGATAAAATACATGTGGGCTGTAAAGGCAAAAATACCAGCAAAACTCAGGACAAGTGAAAATAACAGTCCCGTGATGGATTGCTGAAAGACCAAAACCAGTCCATATAATACAAAAAATATCAAGGGAATGTGTATCAGAAGAAATCCAGTGATACCACCTGGTAATTTGAATAGCTCCCACTCTTTCCAGTAGGCAGAGTCAATCTCATGGTTGATCAATAGAACGGAATTGACCAGATAGATCCAGAATAATATTTCAGACGCAATCATTACACCACCCCTGTTAGGTAAGTACATATTTATTTTAATCTTTGTTAATAGCTCCTGTCAGATCTCTCCTGAACAAATAAGGGATGTGATCGCTACAGTTATTCTCGCTATCAGTTTTGTTCCTACTGTTATTCAGGCCATTAAAGGATATTTGAAATGATGCCTGTTAGACTTTCGTACTTTGGCTACTATGGGAATTCTGCTTCGTGCAAT is part of the Methanococcoides orientis genome and harbors:
- a CDS encoding acyltransferase family protein, with amino-acid sequence MDWLRVIAIITVLIFHSMRFFDPMDWDVKNNVLSENIMVLVLFIVQWLMPLFFVISGMSIYFVLSFRTKGQFIKSRFLRIMIPYLLVGIFVILPPQNYLRFLSGGGSGLTFLEFYPEYLTYTFVGVFSYFGLPPMGHLWYLLFLFIFSLVMLPLFVYLRTESGRSIISHTEPIFEKPGAIFMLALPIGVLTAILDPTSFAGNPNYFGGWSILVYPIILFYGFLIACNNKLEETIHRHGKVALVLAITTFPFILWFIQSVLDGTFQFGSYGYAGVMLLRSFNLWCWMIAFLGYGRKYLSFNNSTLKYANEGLIAFYILHQTVIQIVGFFIADWDMGIVPKYVILLTTSFIVIVTIYEIAIRRINVVRFLFGMKAKK
- a CDS encoding GNAT family N-acetyltransferase yields the protein MNQKSWRIRKAIVDDAKDLKNCMDLAYTKYLDRLKGERLPPMNVDYEDEITYFPVWVAESDKEIVGGLILMFEDDYTTIANVAVRPDFQGTGIGRGLMDLAESEAKRRGYLELRLATHVLLTETISFYHHLGWSEIGRDDTRVYMRKTIDV
- a CDS encoding DUF6713 family protein, translating into MYLPNRGGVMIASEILFWIYLVNSVLLINHEIDSAYWKEWELFKLPGGITGFLLIHIPLIFFVLYGLVLVFQQSITGLLFSLVLSFAGIFAFTAHMYFIRKGRDEFKMPISLFILVSTLIVSLTQAVLTIHLMINW